In Fictibacillus halophilus, a single genomic region encodes these proteins:
- a CDS encoding TasA family protein: MGFTKTISKGVMTAALGLSLMGGGTFAYFSDTFETKNTFAAGTLDLSINPNAVVNINNIKPGDEVYREFTFENKGSLDIYQVLLDTKYTVEDAKSDNTDDLGNHIKVTIMYNTSSATVPVVETTLAQLKEKQPDLTAIDEFVGTTQRPDGIPPGEKEKMFVLFQFVDNGEDQNQFQGDKLQVDWTFNAKQAPGAYNDDTDPENN, translated from the coding sequence ATGGGGTTTACGAAGACAATTAGCAAAGGCGTCATGACAGCTGCACTAGGTTTATCTTTAATGGGAGGGGGAACGTTCGCATACTTTAGTGACACGTTCGAAACGAAGAACACCTTCGCTGCAGGTACGTTAGATCTTTCCATCAATCCAAACGCTGTGGTTAACATCAATAACATTAAGCCTGGCGATGAAGTATATCGCGAATTTACGTTTGAGAACAAGGGCTCTCTAGACATTTATCAAGTATTGCTAGATACAAAATATACAGTTGAAGATGCAAAATCTGATAATACAGATGATCTTGGAAACCACATTAAAGTTACCATCATGTACAACACGAGCAGCGCAACTGTACCTGTCGTTGAGACAACGTTGGCACAACTGAAAGAAAAACAACCCGACCTTACAGCAATTGACGAGTTTGTTGGCACCACACAGCGTCCTGATGGAATTCCTCCAGGTGAGAAAGAAAAAATGTTCGTGTTGTTCCAGTTCGTAGATAATGGCGAAGATCAAAACCAGTTCCAAGGAGACAAGCTTCAAGTGGATTGGACGTTCAACGCGAAACAAGCTCCAGGTGCTTATAACGACGATACGGATCCAGAGAATAACTAA
- a CDS encoding vWA domain-containing protein — MNKNVTEIVSLLDRSGSMSGLEKDTIGGFNSFVARQVERKGKTLLTTVLFDDQYEILWNGVPAEQVQLTSEDYYVRGTTALLDAVGKTILDVGYRLSRTEQNDRPGKVIFVITTDGMENASSEFTHEKVKKLIEHQQKKYNWEFIFMGANIDVIAEAQNLGIKEEDAFSFDATHDGVENLYSMMSEEIITRRTK, encoded by the coding sequence GTGAACAAAAATGTAACAGAAATCGTATCTTTGCTTGATCGAAGCGGTTCGATGTCAGGGCTGGAGAAGGACACGATTGGAGGATTTAACTCATTTGTTGCGAGGCAAGTTGAACGGAAGGGAAAAACACTTCTTACGACCGTTTTATTTGATGATCAGTATGAAATTCTATGGAACGGTGTACCAGCAGAACAAGTCCAGTTAACGAGCGAGGATTATTATGTACGTGGAACTACAGCGCTTTTGGATGCTGTAGGCAAAACCATTTTGGATGTTGGCTACAGGCTATCACGCACTGAACAAAACGATAGGCCAGGTAAAGTGATCTTTGTTATTACGACAGATGGAATGGAAAACGCGAGCTCTGAATTTACACACGAAAAAGTAAAGAAGCTTATTGAACATCAGCAAAAGAAATATAATTGGGAATTTATTTTTATGGGTGCAAATATTGACGTTATAGCTGAAGCGCAAAATCTCGGTATTAAAGAAGAAGACGCGTTTAGTTTTGATGCTACTCATGATGGTGTAGAAAATTTATACTCTATGATGAGTGAAGAAATTATAACGAGAAGAACTAAATAA
- a CDS encoding NADH-dependent flavin oxidoreductase, translating to MNKKYAPLFESYRFKNGVELKNRVVMAPMTNFSSNEDGTVTDEEIRYYERRSEGVGMVITACTNVTANGKGFPGEFAGDNDDMIPSLRRLASAIKAKGSKAILQIFHGGREVPPELVPNGDVVSASNIPSAEGKPVPRELTSEEVSSIIRDFGETTRRAIEAGYDGVEIHGANGYLIQQFFSPHANRREDQWGGSLEKRMAFPLAVLDSVKKAVAEYADDSFIVGYRFSPEEPETPGITMSDTLALVDALSAKKLDYLHVSVMDFWSEPRRGVEDTRSRIEIINERVGDRVPVMGVGSIYTADDAIKALESGVPFIALGRELIIDPDWVQKIKQGKESEIVTKLDKSKQDELVVPDPLWNAVLNAPGWFPGV from the coding sequence ATGAATAAAAAGTATGCACCATTGTTTGAATCTTATCGTTTTAAAAACGGCGTTGAACTTAAGAACCGTGTTGTCATGGCACCGATGACAAATTTTTCATCAAACGAAGATGGTACTGTGACAGATGAAGAAATTCGTTACTACGAGCGCCGTTCTGAAGGTGTTGGAATGGTTATCACGGCTTGTACGAACGTGACGGCTAACGGTAAGGGATTCCCTGGAGAATTCGCTGGAGATAATGATGACATGATTCCAAGTCTTCGCCGCTTAGCGTCTGCCATAAAAGCAAAAGGATCAAAAGCAATTCTACAAATCTTCCATGGTGGTCGCGAAGTGCCGCCTGAGCTTGTTCCAAACGGAGATGTTGTGAGTGCGAGCAATATTCCTTCTGCAGAAGGAAAACCCGTGCCCCGCGAACTAACTTCAGAAGAAGTATCTTCTATCATTCGTGATTTTGGTGAAACAACAAGACGTGCGATTGAAGCAGGTTATGACGGTGTTGAGATTCACGGAGCAAACGGCTATCTGATTCAGCAGTTCTTTTCTCCACACGCAAATCGCCGTGAAGATCAATGGGGAGGCTCATTAGAAAAACGTATGGCGTTTCCTTTAGCGGTTTTAGACTCAGTGAAAAAAGCAGTAGCTGAATATGCAGATGACTCATTCATCGTAGGCTACCGCTTCTCACCAGAAGAACCTGAAACACCAGGAATTACGATGTCTGATACGTTAGCGCTTGTTGATGCACTTAGTGCTAAGAAATTAGATTATCTTCATGTTTCAGTAATGGATTTCTGGTCTGAACCTAGACGAGGCGTTGAAGATACACGTTCACGCATTGAGATTATTAACGAAAGAGTGGGCGACCGTGTACCCGTTATGGGAGTAGGCTCTATCTATACGGCAGATGATGCGATAAAAGCATTGGAATCAGGAGTGCCATTCATTGCTTTAGGGCGTGAACTGATTATTGATCCAGACTGGGTACAGAAGATTAAACAAGGCAAAGAGTCTGAAATCGTAACGAAACTTGATAAATCAAAGCAAGATGAACTTGTAGTACCAGATCCGTTGTGGAACGCAGTCTTGAACGCACCAGGATGGTTCCCAGGGGTTTAA
- a CDS encoding threonine aldolase family protein, whose product MYNKNILLDAYKNAKYQVTGHGKRDVSVLLDSFSNQSGLEESDMYGSGHIIDSFQEKMAAYLGKESAIFFPSGTMAQQIAMRIWCDEKGIQKVAYHPLCHLEIHEEDGLKELHHIEPVLLSDPNKIIKRDDVVNMKEDVSCLLLELPQREIGGQLPSFEDLQATSDYCREKGIKLHLDGARLFEILPFYNKTAAEVCALFDSVYVSFYKGIGGVAGAILAGPKDFTEKSKVWKRRHGGDLISLYPYILSADFYFDQRVEKMEEYYEGAKELAALYNACEGIRTLPITPVSNMFHVHVQAPKHEMERILADTYAESGVGLTGHLRENGENRCFFEVSLGDNYLAVPNSALKKTFTLLNKKLKTRTLV is encoded by the coding sequence TTGTACAACAAAAACATTCTACTAGATGCCTATAAAAATGCAAAATACCAAGTAACCGGACACGGAAAAAGAGATGTCTCTGTGTTGTTAGATTCTTTCTCAAACCAATCAGGGCTGGAAGAAAGTGATATGTATGGCAGCGGTCACATCATTGATAGCTTTCAAGAAAAGATGGCTGCTTATTTAGGGAAAGAATCAGCTATATTTTTCCCTAGTGGGACAATGGCTCAACAAATCGCCATGCGGATTTGGTGTGATGAAAAGGGTATCCAAAAAGTGGCGTATCATCCGCTATGCCACTTGGAAATTCACGAAGAAGATGGTTTGAAAGAACTTCACCACATTGAACCTGTGCTGCTTAGTGACCCTAATAAAATTATTAAACGGGATGACGTAGTCAACATGAAGGAAGACGTTTCTTGTTTATTATTGGAACTTCCTCAGCGAGAGATCGGTGGCCAGCTGCCGAGTTTTGAAGATTTACAAGCTACTTCTGATTACTGCAGAGAAAAAGGAATTAAACTTCATCTGGATGGAGCAAGACTGTTTGAAATTCTCCCATTTTATAATAAAACTGCAGCTGAAGTTTGTGCACTTTTTGATAGTGTTTATGTTTCTTTTTATAAGGGGATTGGCGGAGTCGCAGGTGCAATCTTAGCAGGGCCAAAAGACTTTACTGAGAAATCAAAGGTGTGGAAAAGACGTCATGGTGGTGACTTGATCAGTCTTTATCCATATATCTTAAGCGCGGATTTCTATTTCGATCAACGAGTTGAAAAAATGGAAGAATACTATGAGGGTGCAAAGGAATTAGCAGCACTCTATAACGCGTGTGAAGGTATACGCACACTTCCGATAACGCCTGTTTCAAACATGTTTCATGTCCATGTCCAAGCACCAAAGCATGAAATGGAACGCATTTTGGCAGACACTTATGCTGAGAGTGGAGTTGGATTAACAGGACATCTTCGCGAGAATGGTGAGAATCGTTGTTTCTTTGAGGTAAGCCTAGGTGACAATTATCTAGCAGTACCTAATAGTGCTTTGAAAAAGACGTTCACACTGCTGAATAAGAAGTTGAAGACAAGAACTTTAGTATAA
- the sipW gene encoding signal peptidase I SipW has translation MMKRLLKITTKLASSSFIILLCLLAFIILSSRVSGAEPSFFGYQIKAVLSGSMEPSFQTGSIISIKQADDTTTFKKGDIITFQMEDKLITHRIIDVENKSGQVSYNTKGDNNDGPDMWSVPSNDVIGSYTGFTIPYVGYALNVTQSKEASALLLFIPGFLLFSSAVFSIVKAARKLSVEKA, from the coding sequence ATGATGAAAAGACTGTTGAAAATTACCACTAAACTAGCAAGCTCCTCTTTTATCATATTGCTCTGTTTGCTTGCTTTTATCATCCTATCGTCACGTGTCTCAGGAGCAGAACCTTCCTTTTTTGGCTATCAAATTAAAGCGGTTTTGTCCGGGTCAATGGAACCTAGCTTTCAAACAGGATCTATCATCTCTATCAAACAGGCAGACGATACCACTACCTTTAAAAAAGGCGATATTATTACTTTTCAAATGGAAGATAAGCTGATTACTCATAGAATTATCGATGTTGAAAATAAAAGTGGACAAGTTTCTTATAACACCAAAGGGGATAACAATGACGGACCTGATATGTGGTCAGTTCCTTCAAATGACGTGATTGGTAGCTACACGGGATTTACGATTCCATATGTCGGATATGCATTAAATGTGACTCAATCTAAGGAAGCATCTGCGCTTTTGTTATTTATTCCAGGGTTCTTATTATTTAGTTCGGCTGTCTTTTCTATAGTAAAAGCGGCTAGAAAACTAAGTGTTGAAAAAGCATAA
- a CDS encoding ABC transporter ATP-binding protein: protein MNVVVCHDLTKQYGRSKALQNMNCTIAENKITGLIGRNGAGKTTLLKIIAGYLHHSAGDIQVFSENPFNNLKVSANTIFIDNEMSFSQGLTLKELLETAGSFYPNWNHDLALKLFDYFSFNPKQYHGNLSKGMKSTFNIIVGLAARCPLTIMDEPTSGMDSATRKDFYRALLKEYIAYPRTIILSSHLLDEVEDLLEEVLLIKSGEKCLHLPIDQLKEYAIGVRGKTVNVASWTEKMELITMQEIGANMSYAVIRNNRSIKELEDARQLGLEVTSVSAEDICSYLTSKTKGGIDHVFSRG, encoded by the coding sequence ATGAATGTTGTCGTTTGTCATGACCTGACTAAACAATATGGTCGATCCAAAGCACTTCAAAATATGAACTGCACAATAGCCGAGAACAAGATTACCGGTTTGATCGGAAGGAACGGAGCAGGTAAAACAACATTATTAAAAATAATTGCAGGTTACCTTCATCATTCTGCGGGTGACATACAGGTTTTCTCTGAAAATCCGTTCAATAATTTAAAGGTTTCGGCAAATACAATCTTCATCGATAACGAGATGAGTTTCTCACAAGGGTTAACATTAAAAGAACTGCTCGAAACAGCGGGAAGTTTTTACCCAAATTGGAACCACGACTTAGCTTTAAAATTATTTGATTATTTTTCTTTTAACCCTAAACAATATCATGGAAATCTCTCAAAGGGGATGAAAAGCACGTTTAATATAATCGTTGGTTTAGCTGCACGCTGCCCACTGACAATCATGGATGAGCCAACAAGCGGAATGGATTCTGCAACTCGTAAGGACTTCTACCGAGCATTATTAAAAGAATACATCGCCTATCCAAGAACCATTATTCTCTCTAGCCATCTGTTAGATGAAGTAGAAGATCTGTTAGAAGAAGTTCTGCTCATTAAGTCTGGTGAAAAGTGTCTTCACTTACCCATCGATCAGTTAAAGGAGTACGCAATTGGCGTGAGAGGAAAGACGGTTAACGTGGCGTCATGGACAGAGAAGATGGAACTCATTACCATGCAAGAGATCGGCGCAAATATGTCATACGCGGTCATAAGAAACAATCGTTCCATAAAAGAGTTAGAGGATGCTAGACAGTTAGGGTTAGAAGTCACGTCAGTTTCTGCAGAAGATATTTGCAGTTATCTAACAAGTAAAACAAAAGGTGGGATCGATCATGTATTTAGCAGAGGTTAA
- a CDS encoding TspO/MBR family protein — MKKSSIVVFVIIFALFYVSSFLFPVDREWYDALNKPSWTPSGQTIGIIWAVLFFLIALSATLIYNQYGFKPIGYWVLFAINYVFNQAFGYFQFTQKDLFAASIDALLIAVTTLLLVIYAYRLRKVSGWLLIPYLLWSSFATYLSWTIYSMNA; from the coding sequence ATGAAAAAATCCAGTATAGTCGTCTTTGTCATTATCTTTGCCCTGTTCTATGTTTCCAGTTTTCTATTTCCGGTCGATCGCGAGTGGTATGATGCATTAAATAAACCCTCATGGACTCCATCAGGACAAACAATCGGCATTATATGGGCTGTTTTGTTCTTTTTAATCGCACTATCAGCTACACTTATCTACAATCAATATGGCTTTAAACCAATTGGCTATTGGGTTCTATTTGCCATCAACTATGTTTTCAACCAAGCTTTCGGTTATTTTCAGTTTACACAAAAAGATTTATTCGCAGCGAGCATCGATGCACTATTGATTGCGGTGACCACTTTACTTTTAGTCATCTATGCATATCGTTTAAGAAAAGTTTCAGGATGGCTCCTTATCCCTTATCTTCTCTGGAGTTCATTTGCTACCTACTTATCATGGACGATCTACAGCATGAACGCTTAA
- a CDS encoding NAD(P)/FAD-dependent oxidoreductase, protein MKKIIVIGAGILGASTAYHLSKSDVEVLLIDRKDKGQATDAAAGIVCPWLSQRRNKAWYQLAKGGARYYPELIKMLEEDGETDTGYKRVGTLSLHADPDKLEKMAERALKRRKEAPEIGEITILSPEETKKRFPPLSVEFGSVFVSGGARVNGRAMRDALLNGAKKNGVQIFQGNAALFHEGNKVSGVSVNGQTILADQIIITAGAWSNEILKPLGINFKVTPQKAQIIHLELPKTETADWPVVMPPTNQYILTFDDRVVVGATHEDEAGFDNRVTAGGIHDILSKALAVAPGLSEGSLLETRVGFRPFTPGFLPVIGPLPNFNNILVANGLGASGLTSGPYLGAELAKLALGKSTELDISNYDVSGAIE, encoded by the coding sequence ATGAAAAAAATAATTGTTATCGGAGCTGGAATTTTAGGAGCGTCTACCGCTTATCATCTTAGTAAATCTGATGTAGAGGTTCTATTAATCGATAGAAAAGATAAGGGACAAGCGACGGATGCAGCAGCAGGCATCGTGTGTCCGTGGCTATCTCAGCGCCGTAACAAAGCCTGGTATCAGTTAGCAAAAGGCGGAGCGCGGTATTATCCTGAACTCATAAAGATGCTTGAAGAAGACGGTGAAACCGATACGGGTTACAAACGTGTAGGTACACTGAGCTTACATGCAGATCCTGATAAACTTGAAAAAATGGCAGAACGTGCTTTGAAACGTAGAAAAGAAGCACCGGAAATCGGGGAGATCACAATTCTTTCTCCTGAAGAAACGAAGAAACGCTTTCCACCCTTATCAGTCGAATTCGGTTCGGTCTTTGTAAGTGGTGGTGCTCGTGTAAACGGAAGAGCGATGCGTGACGCTCTGTTGAATGGAGCTAAGAAAAATGGAGTGCAGATTTTTCAAGGTAATGCCGCCCTTTTTCATGAAGGAAACAAGGTTTCTGGTGTTTCTGTTAACGGCCAAACAATCCTTGCTGATCAAATCATCATAACAGCAGGAGCATGGTCGAATGAGATTTTAAAGCCACTCGGGATCAACTTTAAAGTAACTCCACAAAAAGCGCAGATTATCCACTTGGAGTTGCCAAAAACAGAAACAGCTGATTGGCCAGTGGTGATGCCGCCTACAAATCAGTACATTCTCACTTTTGATGATCGTGTAGTCGTAGGAGCTACACACGAAGATGAGGCAGGTTTTGATAACCGGGTAACGGCAGGCGGTATTCATGACATACTCTCAAAAGCTTTAGCTGTCGCACCTGGCCTGTCAGAAGGATCACTTCTTGAAACAAGAGTAGGTTTCCGACCGTTCACGCCAGGTTTTTTACCAGTAATCGGACCGCTTCCTAATTTTAATAACATCTTGGTCGCGAACGGCCTTGGTGCATCAGGGCTTACAAGTGGACCTTACTTAGGTGCTGAACTTGCGAAGCTTGCATTAGGAAAATCTACAGAACTAGATATATCTAACTATGATGTATCTGGTGCAATTGAATAA
- a CDS encoding GntR family transcriptional regulator, with amino-acid sequence MLLNADSMKPIYVQISEWLENEILNESISADEKIYSQYQLAEMFNVNPATAGKGINLLADDNVLYKKRGLGMFVAADARKIILGKRKSSKLHSLVTELAQEAVQLQVEEEELVLMIRDMHQRIKEEQS; translated from the coding sequence TTGCTGCTAAATGCTGATAGTATGAAACCGATTTATGTTCAAATCTCAGAATGGCTCGAGAACGAGATCTTGAACGAATCGATTTCAGCAGATGAAAAAATATATTCGCAATATCAACTAGCTGAGATGTTTAATGTAAATCCAGCTACCGCTGGTAAAGGCATAAATTTGCTAGCAGACGATAACGTTCTTTATAAGAAAAGGGGATTAGGGATGTTTGTTGCAGCGGATGCAAGAAAAATTATCCTCGGTAAAAGAAAAAGTTCTAAGCTGCATTCACTTGTTACCGAGTTAGCGCAAGAAGCTGTACAGCTACAAGTCGAAGAAGAAGAACTAGTATTGATGATCAGGGATATGCACCAAAGAATAAAGGAGGAGCAATCATGA
- a CDS encoding SDR family oxidoreductase: MSKTIFITGAGSGLGKGTAIGLAKKGHAIIATTETTSQKTALLEESKDLGLEIEVFKLDITNERDLEQIEKYDFDIFVANAAINEGGPLAEVPMDRVRALFEVNVFATLESVQLAAKKFVEKRSGKIIFLSSMAGISATPYVGPYTATKHAIEGIAQTMQAELQEFGVKVATINPGAYATGFNDRSAEEKYKWYDPEKNFTRKEDMKKQEEQLKNQYDPEDMIEKMIEIIPAEEHHFRTVHPQEVEEQLKKTEKERWELKI, encoded by the coding sequence ATGAGCAAAACGATTTTTATAACAGGTGCAGGAAGCGGATTAGGAAAAGGTACGGCTATCGGACTCGCTAAAAAAGGACATGCAATTATTGCTACAACTGAAACCACTTCACAAAAAACAGCACTTTTAGAAGAATCAAAGGATCTAGGTCTTGAAATAGAGGTGTTCAAACTTGATATTACAAATGAACGAGATCTAGAACAGATAGAAAAGTATGACTTTGATATATTTGTAGCCAATGCAGCGATTAATGAGGGAGGTCCATTAGCTGAAGTTCCGATGGACCGTGTTCGTGCTTTATTTGAGGTGAACGTATTTGCTACGCTAGAATCCGTTCAGCTTGCAGCGAAAAAATTCGTCGAAAAACGAAGCGGGAAAATTATCTTTTTGAGTTCTATGGCAGGTATATCAGCAACACCATATGTTGGACCATATACGGCAACAAAGCATGCGATTGAAGGAATTGCTCAAACGATGCAGGCTGAACTCCAAGAGTTCGGTGTCAAAGTGGCAACGATCAATCCAGGTGCTTATGCGACAGGCTTCAATGATCGAAGTGCAGAAGAAAAATACAAATGGTATGATCCTGAAAAGAATTTTACAAGAAAAGAAGATATGAAGAAGCAAGAAGAGCAGCTGAAGAATCAATATGATCCAGAGGACATGATTGAGAAAATGATTGAAATCATCCCGGCCGAAGAACACCATTTCCGAACTGTTCATCCACAAGAAGTAGAAGAACAGTTAAAGAAAACGGAGAAAGAACGTTGGGAACTGAAAATATAA
- a CDS encoding DUF4047 domain-containing protein, whose translation MKGKLHKGTVLLGLCSLSFYCGAQITGQTEAAFSSQAQIKPVELSAAVVFPDTVENLNRRAQQIYTDMQSLYNNLPNAAEDESLQEQKEALEEITVIEQTLHSLYRDFKDIHNELSNYENQVKKLDSNTYEFVYEGCNEANELSKKIKKTVNLQSITQLRHSIEGRINKLEDAEKNVADPVEPTEVESAADHTEREVPKQDPKQNEGETKHDEKTVENYH comes from the coding sequence ATGAAAGGCAAGCTTCATAAAGGGACTGTTCTATTGGGGTTATGTTCTCTTTCTTTTTATTGTGGTGCTCAAATTACTGGTCAAACCGAAGCGGCCTTTTCAAGCCAAGCTCAAATAAAACCAGTTGAACTGTCTGCAGCAGTTGTTTTTCCAGACACAGTGGAGAATCTTAACCGCAGAGCTCAACAAATTTATACGGACATGCAATCTCTCTACAATAACCTTCCGAACGCTGCTGAAGATGAAAGTTTACAAGAGCAAAAAGAAGCGTTAGAGGAGATTACAGTAATAGAACAAACACTTCACTCACTTTACCGTGATTTTAAAGATATACATAATGAGCTCTCAAACTATGAAAATCAGGTGAAGAAATTAGATTCAAATACATATGAATTCGTCTATGAAGGCTGTAATGAAGCAAACGAATTAAGTAAAAAAATAAAAAAGACAGTGAACCTTCAATCTATTACACAATTACGTCATTCAATTGAAGGTCGCATCAACAAGTTGGAAGATGCAGAGAAGAATGTTGCTGATCCTGTTGAACCAACAGAGGTGGAAAGTGCTGCTGATCATACAGAACGAGAAGTACCGAAACAAGATCCTAAACAAAACGAAGGAGAAACAAAACATGATGAAAAGACTGTTGAAAATTACCACTAA
- a CDS encoding M4 family metallopeptidase → MKKKRQNRLNKKVVIPAVLALSVTLGGFSLPGYNAHANSSTVLFQAPEGLSKTEIVKAYLQSQVVSEVGAKSTSTIGEQFKIIKEFADSSTNTYHVRTVEQYNGIPIYGSGQTVSLDANNNVYASFGKVTQKLSRSIIPTDPSITKENAERTAKEDVVAEIGEVKHFDGVETELTIYPHEGRNYLTYLVKVSTSVPAPGFYHYFIDATSGEIVDQFNAVHEADAPAVTPITGRGLDVFGKVQNFIAVKDSVSGKSYLHGAAIEGGTTTNPNIVPVHTYKANRMGETPFILLSGLFGFSGFEVETGTSFFADPAAVSAHTNSIKVNTYYQNIHKRNSLDGKGMPIISTVHIGSKWNNAAWNGKQMLYGDGDGILFSSLAGAMDVAGHEMTHGVISKTANLTYQGESGAINESLADIFGALSEMHSHGLTSPSEWEMGEDIFTPNVPGDGGLRSMSNPKSKKLSAAYGLKDNAYPDHYEDRYLGELDKGGVHINSSINNKAAYLISEGGEHHGVKVTGITRSKTEKIFYRALTNYLVPSSGFQEMRAAAVQSARDLYPDRNGAPSAETKAVMAAYDAIGVPAQ, encoded by the coding sequence TTGAAAAAGAAAAGACAAAACCGATTGAACAAAAAAGTGGTAATCCCAGCAGTTCTAGCATTGTCGGTTACACTTGGAGGATTTTCTTTACCTGGATACAATGCACACGCGAATTCTTCAACTGTTTTATTCCAAGCTCCTGAGGGATTGAGTAAAACTGAAATCGTTAAAGCGTATCTGCAATCACAGGTCGTTTCTGAGGTTGGAGCGAAATCAACATCTACAATAGGAGAACAGTTTAAGATCATAAAAGAGTTTGCGGATAGTAGCACAAATACATACCACGTGCGTACTGTTGAGCAATATAACGGAATTCCAATCTACGGCAGTGGACAAACCGTATCGTTAGACGCAAACAACAATGTGTATGCGTCATTTGGAAAGGTGACTCAAAAACTAAGTCGATCCATCATTCCTACAGATCCGTCTATCACGAAGGAAAATGCAGAGAGAACAGCTAAAGAGGACGTAGTTGCTGAGATTGGAGAAGTTAAGCATTTTGACGGAGTAGAGACAGAATTAACAATCTACCCTCATGAAGGAAGAAATTACTTAACGTACTTAGTAAAAGTTTCGACATCGGTTCCTGCACCTGGGTTTTATCATTATTTTATTGATGCAACATCTGGCGAGATCGTGGATCAATTTAATGCAGTCCATGAAGCGGATGCGCCAGCGGTCACACCAATAACAGGAAGAGGGCTAGATGTATTTGGTAAAGTTCAAAACTTTATCGCTGTAAAAGATAGTGTCTCTGGAAAAAGCTATCTGCATGGTGCGGCAATTGAAGGAGGAACAACGACAAATCCAAACATCGTACCGGTTCATACGTATAAAGCAAACCGCATGGGTGAAACACCTTTCATCCTACTATCTGGACTTTTTGGATTCTCAGGATTTGAAGTAGAGACAGGCACGTCGTTCTTTGCGGATCCAGCAGCTGTTTCAGCTCATACAAATTCCATTAAAGTGAATACGTATTACCAAAATATTCATAAACGAAATAGTCTGGATGGAAAAGGGATGCCGATCATAAGCACGGTTCACATTGGATCTAAATGGAACAATGCCGCATGGAACGGAAAACAGATGCTCTACGGAGATGGTGATGGTATTCTGTTCAGTTCATTAGCAGGTGCGATGGACGTTGCGGGCCATGAAATGACACATGGTGTAATCTCAAAAACTGCAAACTTAACCTATCAAGGAGAATCTGGTGCAATTAATGAATCACTAGCTGATATCTTTGGTGCATTGTCTGAAATGCATTCACACGGGTTGACAAGTCCATCTGAATGGGAGATGGGTGAAGATATTTTTACACCAAACGTACCAGGTGATGGCGGACTTCGTTCTATGAGCAATCCAAAGTCCAAGAAGCTTTCTGCAGCTTACGGGTTAAAGGATAATGCATACCCTGATCATTATGAAGACCGTTACTTAGGTGAGCTGGATAAGGGTGGGGTTCATATAAACAGCTCCATCAACAATAAAGCAGCTTATCTCATTTCTGAAGGAGGAGAGCACCATGGTGTTAAAGTCACGGGTATCACACGTTCGAAAACAGAGAAAATCTTTTACCGTGCTTTAACGAACTATCTTGTACCGTCATCAGGATTCCAAGAGATGCGTGCTGCAGCGGTTCAGTCCGCTCGAGATCTTTATCCAGACCGTAATGGAGCTCCATCTGCCGAAACAAAAGCTGTAATGGCAGCATACGATGCGATTGGTGTACCGGCTCAATAA